A stretch of Lentibacillus sp. JNUCC-1 DNA encodes these proteins:
- the rny gene encoding ribonuclease Y: MGGEFVDLTTIIISILLTLFVGIVVGYLIRKSIAEAKISSAESLAKQIVDEAHRNADAAKKEAMLEAKEENHNFRQQVEDELRERRSEIQTQENRLMQKDENLDRKSDTLDKRELMLEKKEQSLADKQQQIEEMESKVEELRQEQQTELERISGLTNDQAKQIILERIEKDLAHESTLMIKEAENRAKEEADKKAKNILSLALQRCAADHVAETTVSVVNLPNDEMKGRIIGREGRNIRTLETLTGIDLIIDDTPEAVILSGFDPIRREIARMALERLVQDGRIHPARIEEMVDKARRDVDDHIREIGEETTFEVGVHGLHPDLIKILGRLRYRTSYGQNVLKHSMEVAQLSGLLAAELGEDQTLAKRAGLLHDIGKAIDHEVEGSHVEIGKELAMKYKEHEVVINSIASHHGDEEATSIISVLVAAADALSAARPGARSETLENYIKRLERLEEISESFKGVEKSFAIQAGREIRIMVKPEEIDDLESVRIARDIRKQIEGELNYPGHIKVTVIRETRAVEYAK, encoded by the coding sequence ATGGGAGGTGAATTCGTGGATCTAACAACTATTATCATCTCCATTTTGCTGACCCTATTCGTCGGTATTGTTGTTGGTTATCTGATCCGAAAGTCCATTGCAGAAGCCAAAATATCCAGTGCGGAAAGTCTTGCAAAACAAATTGTTGATGAAGCACATCGAAATGCAGATGCAGCCAAGAAAGAAGCTATGCTGGAAGCAAAAGAAGAAAACCATAACTTTCGCCAGCAGGTAGAAGATGAGCTTCGTGAGCGACGTTCAGAGATACAAACGCAAGAAAATCGACTGATGCAGAAAGATGAAAATCTGGACAGGAAAAGTGATACGCTGGATAAGCGTGAGCTCATGTTGGAAAAAAAGGAACAATCGTTAGCAGACAAGCAACAACAAATTGAAGAAATGGAAAGCAAAGTGGAAGAGTTGCGACAAGAGCAGCAAACAGAGTTGGAGCGTATTTCAGGACTTACAAACGACCAGGCAAAGCAAATCATTCTGGAACGTATTGAAAAAGACCTTGCTCATGAATCGACTTTGATGATCAAGGAAGCAGAAAACCGCGCCAAAGAAGAAGCTGACAAGAAAGCCAAAAACATTCTTTCGCTTGCGCTGCAACGCTGTGCAGCCGATCATGTAGCTGAAACGACTGTTTCTGTCGTCAACCTGCCGAACGATGAAATGAAAGGCCGCATTATTGGACGTGAAGGCCGCAACATACGAACATTAGAGACTTTGACAGGAATTGACTTGATCATTGACGATACACCAGAAGCGGTCATTTTGTCAGGCTTTGACCCAATTCGTCGTGAAATTGCCCGAATGGCACTTGAGAGACTTGTGCAGGACGGCAGAATCCATCCGGCCAGAATTGAGGAAATGGTGGACAAAGCAAGAAGAGATGTCGATGATCATATTCGTGAAATTGGTGAAGAGACAACCTTTGAAGTTGGTGTTCATGGGCTGCACCCAGATCTGATCAAAATTCTCGGACGTCTAAGGTACCGGACAAGCTATGGTCAAAACGTCCTTAAACATTCCATGGAAGTTGCACAGTTGTCAGGCTTGCTGGCTGCTGAACTTGGTGAAGATCAGACATTGGCCAAAAGAGCCGGGCTGCTTCATGATATTGGGAAAGCTATTGACCACGAAGTTGAAGGCAGTCACGTGGAAATTGGTAAGGAACTTGCAATGAAATACAAAGAACATGAAGTGGTCATTAATTCAATTGCTTCACACCATGGTGATGAAGAAGCAACTTCTATTATCTCTGTACTGGTTGCGGCAGCAGATGCCTTATCAGCTGCGCGTCCGGGAGCTAGAAGTGAAACACTGGAAAATTACATTAAGCGCCTTGAAAGATTGGAAGAAATATCTGAGTCCTTCAAGGGTGTTGAAAAATCCTTTGCGATTCAGGCAGGACGTGAAATTCGTATTATGGTCAAACCTGAAGAGATTGATGACCTTGAGTCAGTCCGCATTGCGCGTGACATCCGAAAACAGATCGAAGGCGAGCTAAACTATCCAGGTCACATTAAAGTAACCGTCATCAGAGAAACAAGAGCAGTTGAATACGCTAAATAG
- a CDS encoding outer spore coat protein CotE, with product MSFLDKQYREVITRAVCGKGRKFTQATHTISPSHRPSSILGCWVINHLYNAKKISEDTVEINGSYDINVWYSFNDNTKTEVVTERITYCDYVPLSVKDEQCIGDDFDVVAKVVQQPNCLECSISKDDHKINVEVEREFIVQVIGDTKIYVKVAPKEYAHEEDDDEWDFELTDDELKDVNPNFFPHKD from the coding sequence ATGAGTTTTTTGGATAAACAATATAGAGAGGTCATTACAAGAGCAGTGTGCGGGAAAGGGCGCAAGTTCACACAAGCAACCCATACCATTTCACCTTCCCACAGGCCTTCAAGTATTCTAGGCTGCTGGGTCATCAACCACCTCTACAACGCCAAGAAGATATCGGAAGACACAGTGGAAATCAATGGCAGTTACGACATAAACGTCTGGTATTCTTTCAACGACAACACCAAAACAGAGGTCGTGACAGAACGCATCACGTATTGTGATTATGTGCCATTATCCGTTAAGGATGAGCAGTGCATCGGCGATGACTTTGATGTTGTGGCCAAAGTTGTACAGCAACCCAATTGCCTGGAGTGCAGCATTTCCAAAGATGATCACAAAATCAACGTTGAGGTTGAGCGGGAATTTATTGTTCAAGTCATTGGCGACACAAAGATTTATGTAAAGGTTGCTCCAAAAGAATATGCTCATGAAGAAGATGATGACGAATGGGATTTTGAGTTAACCGATGATGAATTAAAAGATGTCAATCCGAATTTCTTTCCCCATAAAGACTAA
- a CDS encoding RicAFT regulatory complex protein RicA family protein, whose protein sequence is MAEYTRKQVLDEAKHLANMMANMEEIDRFKEVEAKLNSNQKVQQMIKRIKALQKQAVNFQAYEKTEALQKVEAEIDRLQTELDEIPVVKEFKDIQLLVNDVLQLVSGTIAREVTNHVIRSTGGDLLSGETGSKVANSTACSFK, encoded by the coding sequence ATGGCAGAATATACACGTAAGCAAGTCCTTGATGAAGCCAAACATTTGGCAAATATGATGGCCAACATGGAAGAAATTGATCGTTTTAAAGAGGTCGAGGCAAAACTCAACAGCAATCAAAAAGTTCAGCAAATGATTAAGCGTATCAAAGCGTTACAAAAGCAAGCTGTCAACTTTCAGGCCTATGAAAAGACAGAAGCATTGCAAAAAGTTGAAGCAGAAATTGATCGTCTGCAAACTGAATTGGATGAAATCCCCGTTGTAAAAGAATTCAAGGACATTCAATTGCTTGTGAATGACGTTCTTCAGTTGGTGTCAGGAACCATTGCAAGAGAAGTGACCAACCATGTCATTAGATCCACTGGAGGCGACTTGCTATCAGGTGAAACAGGATCGAAAGTGGCCAATAGCACAGCATGCAGCTTTAAATAA
- a CDS encoding AAA family ATPase, producing METQLKSERNGQINIVLQDRHIMRSHHESVQQEQKKDPFTNIDQAFTSFIGLHDLKQSIKEIYAVKMINEKRGNFGLKHTNQVLHMLFKGNPGTGKTTMARKLAELYHNMNLLSKGHLIEAERADLVGEYIGQTAQKTKAIVKKAMGGILFVDEAYSLGRGGEKDFGKEAIDTLVKHMEDHHNDFVLILAGYPYEMERFLTLNPGLKSRFPFIVEFKDYDTEQLIEIAERMAQEREYKLTREAKWVLKAQIKQELLQKKINFANARYIRNIIEHAIRMQAMRLMMHNHVSHEDLIHLTAPDFKLDTLKSLSE from the coding sequence ATGGAAACGCAACTCAAAAGTGAACGAAACGGCCAAATTAATATCGTATTACAAGATCGACATATAATGAGATCGCATCATGAATCCGTTCAACAGGAACAAAAAAAAGATCCTTTCACTAACATTGATCAAGCATTCACATCTTTTATCGGACTCCATGATCTTAAACAGTCCATTAAGGAAATTTATGCTGTTAAAATGATAAATGAAAAGCGTGGGAATTTCGGTCTTAAGCACACAAATCAAGTACTTCATATGTTATTTAAAGGTAATCCGGGAACAGGGAAAACAACAATGGCTCGAAAGCTCGCCGAATTATATCACAACATGAATTTGCTTTCCAAAGGACATCTCATTGAAGCCGAAAGAGCGGATTTAGTCGGGGAGTACATCGGTCAGACCGCTCAAAAAACAAAAGCCATCGTTAAAAAAGCGATGGGAGGCATTTTGTTTGTTGATGAAGCCTATTCCTTGGGGCGCGGCGGCGAGAAGGATTTCGGTAAAGAAGCAATTGATACGCTTGTAAAGCATATGGAAGACCATCACAATGATTTTGTCCTCATTCTAGCAGGCTATCCGTATGAAATGGAGCGTTTTCTCACTCTGAATCCAGGATTAAAGTCTCGTTTCCCTTTTATTGTTGAATTTAAGGACTATGATACTGAACAGCTTATTGAAATTGCAGAAAGAATGGCGCAGGAGAGAGAATACAAATTGACCAGGGAAGCAAAGTGGGTATTAAAGGCCCAAATCAAACAAGAATTGTTGCAAAAAAAGATTAACTTTGCGAACGCTCGATATATCCGTAATATCATAGAACATGCAATTCGTATGCAGGCAATGAGACTCATGATGCACAACCACGTTTCGCATGAAGATTTAATTCATCTGACTGCCCCCGACTTTAAATTAGATACGTTAAAAAGTCTAAGTGAATGA
- the miaB gene encoding tRNA (N6-isopentenyl adenosine(37)-C2)-methylthiotransferase MiaB, producing MNEKQRKEQAQISDPRPVSDQDKSLSEKTSADFAKYFETTYEPPNINKARKRGREHVEVHYDFTIPDEMKQIGKGKKFLIRTYGCQMNEHDTEVMAGIFTEMGYEATSETSEADIILLNTCAIRENAENKVFGEIGHLKPLKLENPDLIIGVCGCMSQQESVVNRILKKHQHVDLIFGTHNIHRLPHLVKEAMFGKAQVVEVWSKEGDIIENLPKVRHGKIKAWVNIMYGCDKFCTYCIVPMTRGKERSRHPEDIIQEVRHLAAQGYKEITVLGQNVNAYGKDFDDREYRFGDLMNDLYKIDIPRVRFTTSHPRDFDDHLIEVLAQGGNLLDHIHLPVQSGSSEVLKKMNRKYTRESYLELVDKIRAAIPNATLTTDIIVGFPNETEEQFEETMSLVREVGFESAYTFIYSPRDGTPAARKKDDVPENVKKERLYRLNELVNHQSAEAMKKYAGQTVKVLVEGESKKDPNVLAGYTEKNKLVNFTGPKSAIGEIVDVTITQAKTWSLDGVMAEQTIGAK from the coding sequence ATGAACGAAAAGCAGCGTAAAGAACAAGCTCAAATCAGTGATCCGCGACCTGTATCCGATCAGGATAAGTCATTATCCGAAAAGACATCCGCTGATTTTGCCAAATACTTTGAAACCACTTATGAACCACCCAATATTAATAAAGCAAGAAAGCGTGGTCGGGAACATGTGGAAGTTCATTACGATTTCACCATTCCCGATGAAATGAAACAGATTGGGAAAGGTAAAAAGTTTCTGATCAGAACATATGGCTGTCAGATGAACGAGCATGATACTGAAGTCATGGCTGGTATTTTTACAGAAATGGGCTATGAAGCCACTTCAGAAACGTCAGAAGCTGATATTATCCTTCTTAACACATGTGCGATCCGGGAAAATGCCGAAAACAAAGTCTTCGGTGAGATTGGCCATTTAAAACCTTTGAAACTTGAAAATCCTGATCTGATCATTGGTGTTTGCGGCTGTATGTCCCAACAAGAATCAGTCGTGAACCGGATTTTGAAAAAACATCAGCATGTCGACTTAATATTTGGAACGCATAACATTCACCGTCTGCCACATCTTGTAAAAGAAGCCATGTTCGGAAAGGCGCAGGTTGTCGAAGTATGGTCCAAAGAAGGGGACATTATCGAGAACCTGCCAAAAGTCCGTCACGGAAAGATTAAAGCATGGGTTAATATTATGTATGGCTGTGATAAGTTCTGCACCTATTGCATCGTACCTATGACAAGAGGCAAAGAACGAAGCAGACACCCCGAGGATATCATTCAGGAAGTCCGCCACTTGGCAGCACAAGGGTACAAAGAAATTACTGTACTTGGCCAAAACGTCAATGCGTATGGTAAAGACTTTGATGACCGGGAGTATAGATTTGGCGATCTTATGAATGACTTGTATAAAATCGATATTCCGCGTGTCCGCTTTACAACATCACATCCACGGGATTTTGATGACCATTTAATCGAAGTGCTTGCCCAAGGTGGCAACCTGCTGGACCACATTCACTTGCCTGTACAATCCGGATCGAGCGAAGTGCTTAAGAAAATGAACCGGAAATACACACGGGAATCCTATCTTGAACTGGTCGACAAGATCCGTGCAGCGATCCCAAATGCCACTCTGACCACTGATATCATTGTCGGTTTCCCTAATGAAACCGAAGAACAGTTTGAGGAGACAATGTCACTCGTGCGGGAAGTCGGATTTGAATCAGCTTATACTTTCATCTATTCACCACGCGACGGTACACCTGCTGCTCGCAAGAAAGATGATGTGCCTGAAAACGTAAAAAAAGAACGACTTTACCGCCTAAATGAACTTGTTAATCACCAATCAGCCGAAGCCATGAAAAAATATGCCGGACAGACGGTTAAAGTACTCGTTGAGGGTGAAAGCAAGAAAGACCCTAATGTTCTCGCCGGCTACACCGAAAAGAATAAACTGGTTAACTTCACAGGTCCGAAATCGGCCATAGGTGAGATTGTCGATGTCACCATCACACAAGCCAAAACGTGGTCTCTTGACGGCGTCATGGCAGAACAAACGATAGGAGCGAAATAA
- the mutS gene encoding DNA mismatch repair protein MutS encodes MSKQTPMMQQYLKIKAEHQDAFLFFRLGDFYEMFFDDAVKAARELEITLTKRDSGKKDAVPMCGVPYHSAENYIKTLVEKGYKVAICEQVEDPKVAKGVVKREVIQLITPGTIMESGMLNEKENNYIASLSHFNDQSFVIVYNDLSTGENTLVLIDHGWSAVVHELYNRQIREIVVSSDLPKDMQDDLRNTLNIMLSFQDETTFNAEYRALCQDIHDHRLMEAFSRLLNYIQHTQKRSLDHLQPAEMITLKDYLTLDMYSKRNLELTETLMKKKRHGSLLWVLDRTITAMGSRQLKKWLERPLLNQAAIEKRLDYVEGFMEGFMERDTLRERLKNIYDLERLAGRVSFGNVNARDLLQLKQSLQKIPDLKHTLGQFPSQKIQELGAKLTYPEHVLNLLEESLNPNPPISLKEGQLIKDGYHDELDTYRDASRNGKEWIAALEKREKEDTGIRSLKVGYNRVFGYYIEVSKANLHILPEGRYERKQTLTNAERFITPELKEKEQLILEAEDRIIDLEYELFIQIRDEIKSYIKDLQDLAEQVSEIDVLQAFATVSETNHYTRPNFTLNTIQIKEARHPVVEQVMNDDIYVPNDVYMDGERNMLLITGPNMSGKSTYMRQLALISIMGQIGCFVPCESADLTIFNQIFTRIGAADDLVSGKSTFMVEMLEARHAIANATENSLILLDEIGRGTSTYDGMALAQAIVEYIHDQIGAKTLFATHYHELTSLENQLSGLKNIHVKAEEYEGKVVFLHQIKDGPADKSYGIHVAKLADLPDALIERATSILHKLEKNGEKPEQESAQLTLFPVEETKPKQGKISGEEQAVAEQLADMDLFDMTPMDAMNALYRLQKRVKKSKV; translated from the coding sequence ATGTCAAAGCAAACACCAATGATGCAGCAATATTTAAAGATTAAAGCAGAACACCAGGATGCTTTTTTGTTTTTTCGTCTAGGTGATTTCTATGAAATGTTTTTTGACGATGCTGTTAAAGCTGCACGCGAACTTGAAATTACGCTGACAAAACGGGATTCTGGTAAAAAAGACGCCGTCCCCATGTGCGGTGTTCCCTACCATTCAGCTGAGAATTATATCAAAACGCTTGTTGAGAAAGGTTATAAAGTTGCCATTTGTGAACAAGTGGAGGATCCAAAGGTTGCAAAAGGCGTGGTTAAACGCGAAGTCATTCAGTTAATCACACCGGGAACCATCATGGAATCAGGTATGCTAAATGAGAAAGAAAACAATTACATCGCAAGTTTATCACATTTTAATGATCAGTCTTTCGTAATTGTTTATAATGACCTGTCTACGGGTGAGAACACACTCGTTTTAATTGATCACGGTTGGAGTGCTGTGGTTCATGAATTGTATAATAGACAAATCCGGGAGATCGTTGTATCTTCTGATTTGCCAAAAGATATGCAGGACGATCTCAGGAATACCTTAAACATTATGCTCTCCTTTCAAGATGAGACCACATTTAATGCTGAATACCGCGCTCTATGCCAAGATATTCATGATCATCGGCTCATGGAAGCTTTCAGCAGACTGTTAAATTACATTCAACATACTCAAAAACGTTCTCTTGATCATTTACAGCCTGCTGAAATGATCACACTGAAAGATTATTTGACACTTGATATGTACTCTAAACGCAATCTTGAGCTCACAGAAACACTCATGAAGAAGAAGCGGCATGGCAGCCTGCTTTGGGTGCTCGATCGAACCATTACAGCAATGGGGTCCAGACAACTGAAAAAATGGCTTGAGCGACCACTTTTAAATCAAGCAGCCATTGAAAAGCGTTTGGATTATGTTGAAGGATTTATGGAAGGATTTATGGAAAGAGATACATTGAGAGAACGCTTGAAAAATATTTATGACCTTGAGCGTTTAGCAGGACGTGTTTCTTTTGGGAATGTTAATGCCAGGGATTTATTACAGCTCAAACAATCGCTTCAAAAAATTCCTGATCTTAAACACACGCTTGGTCAGTTTCCAAGCCAGAAGATTCAAGAGCTTGGCGCAAAGCTTACATATCCCGAGCATGTTCTTAATCTGCTGGAAGAGAGCCTGAATCCTAACCCGCCAATCTCTCTAAAAGAGGGCCAGCTGATCAAAGACGGGTATCATGATGAGCTTGACACCTATAGAGATGCTTCACGTAATGGAAAAGAATGGATTGCTGCTCTTGAAAAGAGGGAAAAAGAGGATACCGGTATTAGATCTCTGAAGGTGGGATATAACAGAGTATTCGGATATTATATAGAAGTATCTAAAGCCAATCTGCATATTCTTCCTGAGGGGCGATATGAACGCAAACAGACATTAACCAATGCCGAGCGTTTTATCACACCGGAATTAAAAGAAAAGGAGCAACTGATCCTTGAAGCTGAAGATCGGATTATTGATCTTGAGTATGAACTGTTTATCCAGATTAGAGATGAGATTAAATCTTATATTAAAGATCTGCAGGACCTTGCAGAACAAGTCAGTGAGATCGACGTTCTTCAAGCCTTTGCAACTGTTAGTGAAACCAATCACTATACACGGCCAAACTTCACTTTAAATACAATTCAAATCAAAGAAGCGCGCCATCCCGTAGTAGAGCAGGTCATGAACGATGATATCTATGTGCCTAACGATGTTTATATGGATGGCGAACGTAATATGCTGCTTATTACCGGTCCGAACATGTCGGGTAAAAGCACGTATATGAGACAACTCGCACTCATCTCTATCATGGGCCAGATTGGTTGTTTCGTCCCTTGTGAATCGGCTGACCTGACCATTTTCAATCAAATATTCACCCGCATCGGTGCGGCTGATGATTTAGTATCTGGCAAGAGCACTTTCATGGTTGAAATGCTGGAAGCACGGCATGCCATTGCCAATGCTACTGAGAATAGCCTGATTTTACTTGATGAAATCGGACGCGGGACAAGCACTTATGATGGCATGGCACTTGCCCAGGCAATCGTGGAATATATTCACGACCAAATTGGAGCAAAAACGTTATTTGCAACCCATTACCATGAACTGACAAGTCTTGAGAACCAATTGTCCGGGTTGAAAAACATTCATGTTAAAGCAGAAGAATACGAGGGCAAAGTTGTATTTCTTCATCAAATTAAAGATGGTCCGGCTGATAAAAGCTACGGCATTCATGTTGCTAAATTAGCTGATTTACCTGATGCTCTCATTGAACGCGCTACATCTATCTTGCATAAACTCGAAAAAAACGGAGAAAAACCTGAACAGGAATCAGCCCAGCTTACTTTATTTCCTGTTGAAGAGACGAAACCAAAACAAGGTAAAATATCTGGAGAAGAACAAGCGGTTGCAGAACAATTAGCTGATATGGACTTATTTGATATGACACCGATGGATGCGATGAACGCTTTATATCGTTTGCAAAAACGTGTTAAAAAATCAAAAGTTTAA
- a CDS encoding TIGR00282 family metallophosphoesterase produces MNILFIGDVVGSPGRDMITHYLPKLKDKYRPQLTIINGENAASGKGITEKIYKQFLDAGAQVITMGNHTWDKKEIFDFIDDAKHMIRPANFPEGTPGKGLTFSNINGTEVAVINLQGRTFLPPLDDPFLIADELIAEAQKRTPIIFIDFHGEATSEKQAFGWYTDGRVSAVVGTHTHTQTADERILPEGTAYISDAGMTGPYDGILGVERETVIKRFLTQLPARFDIDKKGRSQLNGVFIQIDEKTGKAKHIERILINDDHPFFG; encoded by the coding sequence ATGAATATATTATTTATCGGAGATGTAGTAGGTTCGCCGGGCAGGGATATGATTACACATTATCTGCCAAAGTTAAAAGACAAATATCGCCCCCAATTAACGATCATTAATGGTGAAAACGCAGCATCGGGAAAAGGTATTACAGAAAAAATATACAAACAATTCCTGGATGCGGGCGCCCAAGTTATTACAATGGGTAACCACACATGGGATAAAAAAGAGATTTTTGATTTCATCGATGATGCCAAGCATATGATCAGACCAGCGAATTTCCCGGAAGGAACGCCCGGAAAGGGACTAACGTTTTCAAATATTAATGGAACAGAGGTTGCTGTTATCAATTTACAAGGCAGAACCTTTTTGCCGCCACTGGATGACCCATTCCTAATAGCTGATGAATTAATAGCTGAAGCTCAAAAACGCACGCCGATTATTTTTATTGATTTTCACGGTGAAGCCACAAGTGAAAAACAAGCTTTTGGCTGGTATACAGATGGCAGGGTAAGTGCGGTCGTGGGCACGCATACACACACACAAACTGCTGATGAACGAATATTACCGGAAGGAACAGCATATATAAGTGATGCGGGCATGACCGGGCCTTACGATGGTATTCTGGGGGTAGAGCGTGAAACAGTAATCAAACGGTTTCTTACACAATTGCCCGCACGTTTTGATATTGACAAAAAGGGAAGGAGTCAATTAAATGGTGTTTTTATACAAATTGATGAGAAAACAGGCAAAGCAAAGCACATTGAACGAATATTAATCAATGACGATCACCCTTTCTTTGGATGA
- the miaA gene encoding tRNA (adenosine(37)-N6)-dimethylallyltransferase MiaA, with product MKTKIISVVGPTGVGKTELGIEIAKRFNGEIISGDAMQVYKGMDIGTAKVTPDEMQGIPHYLIDIKSPDEGFTVADFKENVKRSIDHITQKEKLPIIVGGSGLYVQSVLYDYQFLSERRDPVFTEKLEAQVKSDGVHAIYNQLMNADPEQAKKIHPNNYRRVIRALEIYKTTGLTMTQLHQQQTVHSPYQPFVIGLEMEREILYERINARVDLMLRNGLMDEVLKLYHAGYENTQSMQAIGYKELIPWIKNERSLEESTELLKRNSRRYAKRQYTWFKNKMNVHWYSIEPTQKRNTWSTIFSDLEGFLQDM from the coding sequence ATGAAGACCAAAATCATTTCGGTCGTTGGGCCGACAGGGGTCGGAAAAACGGAACTTGGGATAGAAATAGCTAAACGATTTAATGGTGAAATCATTAGTGGGGATGCCATGCAAGTCTATAAAGGGATGGACATTGGGACTGCGAAGGTTACGCCTGATGAAATGCAAGGCATCCCCCATTATTTAATAGATATTAAATCACCAGATGAAGGTTTTACCGTAGCTGACTTTAAAGAAAATGTAAAACGTAGCATCGATCATATTACACAAAAAGAAAAATTGCCGATTATTGTAGGCGGAAGTGGACTATATGTCCAATCAGTACTGTATGATTATCAATTCTTAAGTGAGCGGCGAGACCCTGTATTCACTGAAAAGCTAGAAGCTCAGGTTAAATCAGATGGGGTCCATGCCATCTACAATCAGCTAATGAATGCGGATCCCGAACAAGCAAAAAAAATCCATCCCAATAATTACAGACGCGTTATCCGTGCACTGGAAATTTATAAAACAACGGGGCTTACCATGACACAGCTCCATCAGCAGCAAACTGTCCACTCTCCATACCAACCCTTTGTAATTGGGCTGGAAATGGAACGAGAAATTCTTTATGAGCGTATTAATGCTCGTGTGGATCTTATGTTGAGAAATGGCTTAATGGATGAAGTACTTAAGCTGTATCATGCCGGTTATGAGAACACACAATCCATGCAGGCAATTGGTTATAAGGAATTAATACCATGGATAAAGAATGAACGGTCTCTAGAAGAATCCACCGAATTATTGAAACGTAATTCAAGAAGGTATGCCAAACGTCAATATACGTGGTTTAAGAATAAAATGAATGTACATTGGTATTCTATTGAACCAACTCAAAAAAGAAATACTTGGTCAACTATTTTTAGTGATTTAGAAGGATTTTTACAAGATATGTAG
- a CDS encoding stage V sporulation protein S: MEVLKVSAKSNPNSVAGALANVLRERGKAEIQAIGAGALNQSVKAVAIARGFVAPSGVDLICIPAFTDIMIDEEERTAIKLIIEPR; encoded by the coding sequence ATGGAAGTATTGAAAGTTTCAGCAAAATCAAATCCCAATTCAGTAGCGGGCGCACTTGCAAATGTATTACGGGAACGCGGCAAGGCAGAGATCCAGGCCATTGGCGCAGGAGCACTCAACCAATCCGTTAAAGCGGTTGCCATTGCACGTGGATTTGTTGCTCCAAGTGGTGTAGATCTGATATGTATCCCTGCTTTTACTGACATCATGATTGACGAGGAAGAGCGCACTGCCATTAAATTGATTATAGAACCAAGATAA
- a CDS encoding Dps family protein, whose protein sequence is MEQQPLINFLNQLLSNQFVLYVKLHRYHWFIQGQHFFELHRLFESLYKETAQQLDDVAERILAIDGKPLATMAKFLEESTLVEASADDTETEIIHQLQTDYETLVHEIRETGLPLADKDGDEPSTDLLVSLQGIYEKHLWMLKAYQEEK, encoded by the coding sequence ATGGAACAACAACCACTTATCAACTTTTTAAATCAACTGTTATCGAATCAATTTGTATTGTATGTAAAGCTGCACCGGTATCACTGGTTCATTCAAGGACAGCATTTCTTTGAACTCCACAGGCTGTTTGAGTCGTTGTATAAAGAAACTGCACAGCAGCTTGACGATGTTGCTGAACGAATACTGGCCATAGACGGCAAGCCACTTGCCACTATGGCAAAATTCCTTGAAGAGTCAACACTTGTTGAGGCATCGGCTGATGATACAGAGACGGAAATCATTCATCAGCTGCAAACGGATTATGAAACCCTGGTTCATGAAATCCGTGAAACAGGGCTGCCTCTTGCTGACAAAGATGGCGATGAACCAAGCACAGATCTTCTTGTATCATTACAAGGTATTTACGAAAAACACTTGTGGATGCTTAAAGCTTACCAGGAAGAAAAATAA
- the hfq gene encoding RNA chaperone Hfq yields the protein MAQQINIQDQYLNQLRKNHVPVTLFLTNGFQLRGTVKGFDNFTVLFDIDGKQQLIFKHAISTFAPVKNVTLDLNEQ from the coding sequence ATGGCACAGCAAATTAACATTCAAGATCAATATCTGAATCAACTCAGAAAGAATCACGTCCCTGTTACGCTATTTTTGACAAACGGTTTTCAATTAAGAGGTACAGTTAAAGGGTTTGATAACTTTACAGTCTTATTTGATATTGACGGAAAGCAACAACTGATTTTTAAACACGCCATTTCAACATTTGCCCCAGTTAAAAATGTAACGCTTGATTTGAATGAACAATAG